A stretch of Oncorhynchus mykiss isolate Arlee chromosome 26, USDA_OmykA_1.1, whole genome shotgun sequence DNA encodes these proteins:
- the LOC118944539 gene encoding uveal autoantigen with coiled-coil domains and ankyrin repeats-like — protein MKSLKYRLKKHEVTLTNTDWNKYDDRLMKAVERGEVDKVAAVLSKKGIIPTKLDMEGRSAFHLSATRGHLDCLNLILGHSVDLTATDATGKNALHLASRNGQSLCVQKLLQHNCPVGNVDLQGRTALHDAVMAGCSSSVKLLCDSGASVNASDFDGRTPLVLATQMCHPHICRLLLERGADIAIRDKQNKTALTLGCEYGCKDAVEVLLKSGADVTAVDSFGHDCFHYARLSKNQELVSLFKTYLDNVTKAKEAAKMEQKKRQHSVEMTEQAEANVRDLERQNESQQETLRKFHLEQRTLMDKVKLLQQQLSQEKHTVECIHKEREQLKLLLSAKDREEGARAPETVKVQLRSHMGDYSGQSVIKGKDNVLVKQSHSLDSAQVLQSSGLSHSLSRPLELAGRPGVGWDPVEEVEALRRELETVRRRQQTAEEEALRLQAALARKSQECQELVQSRETIQRQADRQVQELEEALGDVQKRMLDSEAKVKQLQAHVVAVKEHLGGQAADELRAQLHDVKAKYEGASAEVGRVRNHLKQSEKALEEYKSSEGQLAVEAERLGLELTALREERDELAEAVLDMEALIKETRARQGEKVVPAEKFDNMKNLLSNAVDEKERQLAELREDYDRVLEEVAELHREMDSQQTQAGTGAVPLQEHERMRTTLEEQSSSMKRRLADITAKSQALIRQVEESEEEREMLQEQLEELNSRVEANFIPLKAHEEAKSALERAVEELEERLVEAAERNGQAEVQIQRLQTERVTLCESVTSLQSATVPSEKFRSEVGALNARNAELVKELEVLQKRFEEREKELAQVTAKNQSLKQSLNGEYVSREKHEQVNSELSAALEKAKAELSKVEKESKESEEELQKVKEGSAELKEKLENVQVMIENDYVCLIDHEAVRVKLSNAVVEAEHRAKEALASYQSAQDGTVKLHQEMEAQKKELDTIQEAIQAKFVPLTAIEERENSYNTKLKDLTGKLSEMQEKYNQEKLEGERHKHEKEKLKVQMESVQQRMETGFVASEKHKEVEDEYRGKMEELTLRLVDLEQQYKDVTVQRAELEEQNALCNTDIQSLQQRLESESTRLEHYEAEHQALRDTIHEAQDECQKAREAQRGEAQRACALEKELQRCSGDQAVLLQQHAQAKEALEGQVAQLLASLRQEQETSDQRAQNVAALQSELLRATQALDELGGREDQLSQLKAEKQRLQEETAALGERLSGLAEQCEVLHHEVAQAREDEGRAREDKSRARVETEALQEKSNTMDKEIRELKERYEESLSTIGEFQRRIQMSAEQTEVKDKKISELLTDVERLKQALNGLSQLAYAGNAAPNKRQMQHIDTLQAQIKSLQQQLADAESQHREVVSIYRTHLLSAAQGHMDEDVQAALLQIIRMRQEFVC, from the exons aacaCAGACTGGAACAAGTATGACGACCGGCTGATGAAGGCGGTGGAACGGGGCGAGGTGGACAAGGTGGCGGCCGTGCTCAGCAAGAAGGGCATCATCCCCACTAAGCTGGACATGGAGGGACGATCCGC GTTCCACCTCTCTGCAACCAGGGGCCACCTGGACTGTCTCAATCTCATCCTGGGCCACAGCGTTGACCTCACAGCCACCGATGCCACCG GTAAAAACGCCCTTCATCTAGCTTCCAGAAACGGCCAGTCGCTTTGTGTGCAGAAGCTATTGCAG CACAACTGTCCTGTGGGGAATGTGGACTTGCAGGGGAGGACCGCTCTACACGACGCTG TGATGGCAGGCTGCTCCTCTAGCGTCAAACTACTGTGTGACAGCGGGGCCTCTGTAAACGCAAGTGATTTT gatGGGCGGACTCCTCTGGTGCTGGCTACCCAGATGTGCCATCCACACATCTGCCGGCTGCTGTTGGAGCGAGGGGCCGACATCGCCATCCGTGACAAACAGAACAA gacCGCTCTGACCCTGGGCTGTGAGTATGGCTGTAAGGACGCGGTGGAGGTCCTTCTGAAGAGTGGCGCCGACGTGACGGCCGTGGACAGCTTTGGCCACGACTGTTTCCACTACGCCCGCCTCAGCAAGAACCAGGAGCTGGTCAGCCTTTTCAAGACCTACCTCGACAACGTCACCAAAG CAAAAGAAGCTGCCAAGATGGAGCAGAAAAAGCGACAG CACTCAGTGGAGATGACTGAACAGGCCGAAGCCAACGTGAGG GACCtggagagacagaacgagagccAGCAGGAGACTCTGAGGAAGTTTCACCTGGAGCAGAGGACTCTGATGGACAAGGTCAAACTACTGCAGCAGCAGCTcagccag GAAAAACATACAGTGGAATGCATCCATAAAGAG AGGGAACAGCTGAAGCTCTTACTGAGTGCCaaagacagggaggagggggcTCGGGCCCCAGAGACCGTCAAGGTTCAGCTCAGGAGCCACATG GGGGACTACTCTGGCCAGTCTGTTATCAAAG GAAAAGACAATGTCCTCGTCAAACAATCTCACAGCCTGGATTCAGCGCAG GTGCTGCAGTCGTCCGGTCTTTCACACTCACTGTCCCGTCCCCTGGAGCTTGCGGGACGTCCTGGCGTGGGCTGGGACCCAGTCGAAGAGGTGGAGGCCCTGCGGCGCGAGCTGGAGACGGTGAGGAGGCGGCAGCAGACTGCCGAGGAAGAGGCTCTTCGCCTGCAGGCGGCACTGGCCCGCAAAAGCCAGGAGTGCCAAGAGCTGGTCCAGAGCCGGGAGACCATCCAACGGCAGGCAGACCGGCAGGTCCAGGAGCTGGAGGAGGCACTGGGGGATGTCCAGAAGAGGATGTTGGATTCTGAAGCCAAGGTCAAGCAGCTCCAGGCCCACGTGGTGGCGGTCAAGGAGCACCTAGGAGGCCAGGCGGCCGACGAGCTCCGTGCCCAGCTCCACGATGTCAAGGCCAAGTACGAGGGCGCCTCGGCCGAGGTGGGGCGCGTGCGTAACCACCTGAAGCAGAGTGAGAAGGCCCTGGAAGAGTACAAGAGCAGCGAGGGCCAGCTGGCGGTGGAGGCAGAGCGGCTGGGCCTGGAGCTGACCGCCTTGCGGGAGGAGCGGGATGAGCTGGCAGAGGCTGTGCTGGACATGGAGGCCCTCATTAAGGAGACCCGGGCACGGCAGGGAGAGAAGGTTGTGCCGGCAGAGAAGTTTGACAACATGAAGAACCTGCTGAGCAATGCGGTGGATGAGAAGGAGCGTCAGCTGGCAGAGCTGCGGGAGGACTATGACCGTGTGCTGGAGGAGGTGGCTGAGCTACACAGGGAAATGGACAGCCAGCAAACCCAGGCCGGGACAGGGGCGGTCCCCCTGCAGGAGCATGAGAGGATGAGGACGACCCTGGAGGAACAGAGTTCCTCCATGAAGAGGAGGCTGGCGGACATAACTGCCAAGAGCCAGGCACTGATCCGCCAGGTagaggagagcgaggaggagcggGAGATGCTCCAGGAGCAGCTGGAGGAGCTCAACAGCAGGGTGGAGGCTAACTTCATCCCCCTCAAGGCCCATGAAGAGGCCAAGAGCGCCCTGGAGAGAGCTGTGGAGGAGCTGGAAGAGAGGCTGGTGGAGGCCGCAGAAAGGAACGGCCAGGCCGAGGTGCAGATCCAGAGGCTACAAACGGAGAGGGTCACCCTGTGTGAGAGCGTCACTAGCCTACAGAGCGCTACCGTGCCCTCTGAGAAGTTCCGGAGCGAAGTGGGTGCCTTGAATGCTCGCAACGCTGAACTGGTGAAGGAACTGGAAGTGCTCCAGAAGAggtttgaagagagagagaaggagctggcCCAGGTCACTGCCAAGAACCAGTCTCTGAAACAGAGCCTAAATGGAGAGTACGTGTCCAGAGAGAAACATGAGCAAGTGAATTCGGAGCTGAGTGCTGCTTTGGAGAAAGCCAAGGCTGAGCTCTCCAAAGTGGAGAAGGAGAGCAAAGAAAGTGAGGAAGAGTTGCAGAAGGTGAAAGAGGGTAGTGCAGAGTTGAAAGAGAAGCTGGAGAATGTTCAGGTGATGATAGAAAATGACTATGTGTGCCTTATAGACCATGAAGCTGTAAGGGTTAAGTTGAGCAATGCTGTTGTTGAGGCGGAGCATCGTGCCAAAGAGGCGTTGGCAAGCTACCAGTCTGCCCAAGATGGGACAGTAAAGCTTCACCAAGAAATGGAGGCGCAGAAGAAAGAACTAGATACTATCCAGGAAGCTATCCAGGCCAAGTTTGTTCCGTTGACTGCCATAGAGGAAAGGGAGAACTCCTACAACACCAAGCTGAAAGACTTGACAGGAAAGCTCTCGGAGATGCAAGAGAAGTACAACCAGGAGAAGTTGGAGGGGGAACGTCACAAGCACGAGAAAGAGAAACTGAAAGTGCAGATGGAGTCTGTGCAGCAGAGAATGGAGACAGGCTTTGTCGCCAGTGAAAAGCACAAGGAGGTGGAAGATGAGTACAGGGGTAAAATGGAGGAGCTGACGCTGAGGTTGGTAGACCTGGAGCAGCAGTACAAAGACGTGACTGTGCAGAGGGCCGAGCTGGAGGAGCAGAACGCCCTGTGTAACACTGACATCCAGAGCCTGCAGCAGCGCCTGGAATCCGAGTCAACCCGGCTGGAACACTATGAGGCCGAGCACCAGGCCCTGAGGGACACCATCCACGAAGCCCAGGACGAGTGCCAGAAAGCCAGGGAGGCTCAGCGTGGGGAGGCCCAGAGAGCCTGCGCCTTGGAGAAGGAGCTCCAGCGATGCTCCGGGGACCAGGCCGTCCTCCTGCAGCAGCATGCTCAGGCCAAGGAGGCCCTGGAGGGGCAGGTGGCCCAGCTACTTGCTTCCCTTCGCCAGGAGCAGGAGACCAGCGACCAGAGGGCCCAGAACGTGGCAGCCCTGCAGTCAGAGCTGCTCCGGGCCACCCAGGCCCTGGACGAACTTGGAGGAAGAGAGGACCAGTTAAGCCAGCTGAAGGCCGAGAAGCAGCGTCTGCAGGAAGAGACAGCGGCGTTGGGGGAGAGGCTATCTGGGCTGGCGGAGCAGTGCGAGGTGCTCCACCATGAGGTGGCCCAGGCCAGGGAGGACGAGGGCAGGGCCAGAGAGGACAAGTCCAGGGCCAGGGTGGAAACTGAGGCCCTGCAGGAGAAGAGCAACACCATGGATAAGGAGATCCGGGAGCTGAAGGAGAGGTACGAGGAGTCGCTCAGCACCATCGGGGAGTTTCAGAGGAGGATCCAGATGTCGGCGGAGCAGACAGAGGTCAAAGACAAAAAG ATCAGCGAGCTGCTGACGGACGTGGAGAGACTGAAGCAGGCCCTCAATGGTCTGTCCCAGCTGGCGTACGCTGGCAACGCTgcacccaataagagacagatgCAGCACATAGACACACTCCAGGCCCAGATCAAGAGCCTGCAGCAGCAGCTGgct GATGCTGAGAGTCAACACAGAGAGGT